From the genome of Corallococcus macrosporus DSM 14697:
GGCGGACGCTGGGCGGCGTGGCCACCGGGCTGGATGACGAGGTCCGCCGCGCGCGCACCCTGTCCTTCGAGGAAGGCTGCGAGGGCCTGGAGCGCGCCGCCCGCGACGTGGCGCGCAGCCTGGGCCGCCAGGCGCGGCTGGAGATTCAAGGCGGAGCGCTGGAGCTGGACCGCTCGCTGCTCCAGGGCCTGCGTGAGCCGCTGCTGCACCTGGTGCGCAACGCGGTGGCGCACGGCCTGGAGGCGCCCGAGGAGCGCCAGCGCCTGGGCAAGGACGCCGAGGGCCGCGTCACCCTGTCCGCGCGCCTCAAGGGCAGCCGCGTCGAGGTGACGGTGGACGATGACGGACGCGGCCTGGACCTGGACGCGCTGCGACGGCAGGCGCTCGCCCGGGGCCTGCGGGTGCCCGACGACGACGAGGAGGTCGCGCGGCTGGTGTTCCTGCCCGGCCTGTCCACCGCGACGCAGGTGACGCAGGTGGCCGGGCGCGGCGTGGGCCTGGACGTGGTGCGCATGCACGTGGAGGGGCTGCGCGGCGGCGTGGAGGTGACGACGCGGCCGGGCCAGGGCACCTGCTTCACCCTGGACGTGCCCCTCACGCTGAGCACGCTGCGGGTGCTGCTGGTGTCCGCGGGCGGCCAGACGCTGGCGCTGGCCAGTGAGAGCGTGGCGCGGCTGGTGCGCCTGGCGCCCGACGAGGTGCGCGACATGGAGGGCCGCCCCGCGTGGGCGTCCGGTGACGCGCTGGTGCCGCTGGCCTCGCTGGCGGACGTGCTGGGCCTGCCGCCCGGGCCGCCGCGCGCGCGCCGGGGCGCGGTGGTGCTGGCGGCGGGCAGCGCGCGCGCCGTGGTGGTGGTGGACGAGGTGCTGGCCGAACAGGAGGCGCTGGTGCGCTCCCTGGGCCACCGCGTGCGCCGGGCCCGGCACGTGTCGGCGGCGGCGGTGCTGCCGGACGGGCGGCTGTCGCTGCTGCTCAACCCCGTGTCCCTGGTCCGCGCGGCGGGTGGCCGCCCCGCGGCCTCGCTCTTCCCCGCGCCCGCCACCCAGAAGACGCGGCGGCGGGTGGTGCTGGCGGACGACTCGCCCACCACGCGCGCGCTGGAGCAGAGCATCCTGGAGAGCGCGGGCTATGAGGTGGTGCCCTGCGTGGATGGCGCGGACGCGTGGGAGCGGCTCCAGTCCGGCGGCGCGGACGCGCTGGTGCTGGACGTGGAGATGCCGCGCATGGACGGCTTCGCGCTCACCGAGGCCGTGCGCGCCTCGCCGCGCTTCTCCCGCCTGCCGGTGGTGCTCGTCACCGCCCGCGGTAAACCGGAGGACAAGGCGCGCGGGCTGCAGGCCGGCGCCAGTGCCTATCTGGTGAAGAGCGCCTTCGACCCGACGAGCCTGCTGGAGACGCTGAGAAGACTGCTATGAAGAACGACCCGTTGCGCATCCTGGTGGCCGAGGACTCGCCCACCGCCCGGCGCCTGCTGGTGGAAATCCTCCGCGCCGACCCTGGCCTGACGGTGGTGGGCGAGGCGAAGGACGGCGTGGAGGCGGTGGAGCTGGCCCAGCGCCTGCGGCCCAGCCTGGTGACCATGGACATCCAGATGCCGCGCATGGACGGCCTGGAGGCCACCCGCCGCATCATGACGGAGGTGCCCACGCCGGTGGTGGTGGTGTCCACCCTGGTGGAGCGCGACATCCAGACGTCCATGGCCGCGCTGCGCGCCGGCGCGCTCGCCGTGCTCCAGAAGCCCCTGGGCCCGGAGTCACCGGACTTCGACGCGGAGAGCCGCCGCCTGCGCGACACGCTCAAGGCCATGGCCGAGGTGAAGGTGGTGCGCCGCTGGCCGGACCGCGCCACCACGCCCGTGCCCGTGCCCGCCGCCGTCCCCGCGCCCCCCGTGGCGCCCGCGCGCCCCGGCGTGGTGGCCCTGGCCGCGTCCACGGGAGGCCCGGCCGCCCTCTTCCGCCTGCTGTCCGAGCTTCCCGCCAGCTTCCCCGTCCCCGTGCTGGTGGTGCAGCACATCGCCATTGGCTTCAGCCAGGGCCTGGCCCACTGGCTGCGCACCGCGGGCCCCCTGCCCGTGAAGGTGGCGGAGGACGGTGAGCCCCTGCTCCCCGGCCACGTGTACCTGGCGCCGGATGATCGCCACCTCGGCGTGAGGGGCGAAGGCCGGGCGGAGGTCTCCCGGGCCGCGCCGGTGAATGGCTTCCGGCCCTCCGCGACGTGGATGTTCCGCTCGGTGGCCCGCGCCTACGGCCCCGCGTCGCTGGCCGTCATCCTCACCGGCATGGGCCAGGACGGCCTGGAGGGCGTGCGCGAGCTCCACCGCGCCGGGGGCCGCATCCTGGCCCAGGACGAGCAGTCCTCCGTCGTCTACGGCATGCCCGGCGTGGTGGTGGGCGCCAACCTGGCCCACGAGGTCGTCGCCCTGCCCGACCTGGCGAGCCGCCTGGCCGCGGCCTTCCGGAGCAACCCGGGAGTTTGAGTCAACCGCGCCAGAACATTGGATTTTAGAACATCTGGAAGAATCGCGGGGTGCTGGGATGGCCTGCCGTTCGGCCGGTGTCATGATGGGGGTCTCCCTCCAGGCCCGTTCCCCCCATGGCAGCTCGACTCCCCGCATCCCTCGCCTCCGTCTTCGCCGTGCTCCCCGACCCGTCCTACGTCCTGGATGACGCCGGACGGGTGCTGGTGTGCAGCCGGGCGGGGGCCACCACGGTGGGCCGGCTCCCCGAGGAGCTGGTGGGCCGGCACTGGGGGGAGCTGGGCTTCCCGCCCGAGGAGCTGGCGCGGCTGGAGACGGCGCGCGCGCGGGTGATGCTCACCCAGGACACCTGTGAGCTGGAGGCGCCCTGGACCACGCAGGCGGGCCCGCGGCGTCACGCGCTGGTGCTCAGCCCGCTGCCCTCGGAGGACGGCGGCCCCGGGTGCGTGCTGGTGACGGCGCGGCCCCTCACCGACGCGGAGGCCGTGTTCTCCCGCGCCATGGAGCTGGAGCTGGCCGCGCGGGCGGAGGTGGAGCAGGCCGAGCGCCGCCGCTCCTTCCTCTACCAGGCGATGACGACGCTCTTCACCCACCCGCCGGACCCGCAGGGCATGTACACGCTGCTGGCGCACCTGACGGTGCCGGACCTGGCGGACTGGTGCCTGGTGGACGCGCTGGAGCAGGGCCCCTGGGTGACGCGCGTGGCGGTGGCCTGCCTGGACCCGACGCAGCAGGAGCGCTCCGGCGCGCTGCCCACCCGCACCGGCCTGCGGGACGACGCGCCCGTGGGCCTCTTGCGCGTGCTGCGCACCGGGGAGCCGGAGCTGGTGCCCGCGGTGACGGATTCCCTCCTGCGCGCCGCCGCCGCGGAGCCCGCGCACCCCGCGCTGCTGCGGCTGCTCCAGGCGCGCTCGTACATGATTGTCCCCCTGCGCGCGCGCGGCCACACGCTGGGCGCCGTCACCTTCGTGTCCTCCGGCTCCGGGCGGCGCTACGGGCCGGACGACCTGGCGCTGGCGGAGGACCTGTGCCTGCGCGCCAGCCTGGCCATCGACAACGCGCGGCTGGTGGGTGAGTCCCGGCGCGCGGCGCGGGCCCGCGAGGATTTGCTGGCCGTGGTGTCGCACGACTTGAAGAACCCGCTGGGCGTGGTGCAGCTCGGCGCGGCGCTGCTGATGCGCGGCGCGGGCTCCAGGCCGGGCGGTGAGAGCGTGGCCAAGCAGGCCACCCGCATCCAGGACGCCACCGAGCGCATGTCGCGCCTCATCTCGGACCTGCTCGACTGGGGCCGGCTGGAGGCGGGCGGGCTGCCGCTGGAGTGGGGCGAGCACGGCGTGGCGGGGCTGCTCACCGAGGCGCTGGACTCCATCCGGCCGCTGGCGGAGGCCAAGGGCCTGCACCTGTCCGTGGAGTTCCCCGCCGCCGACGTGCGCGTGCGCTGCGACAGGGTCCGGGTGCTCCAGGTGCTGGGCAACCTGCTGGGCAACGCGGTGAAGTTCACCACCGCGGGGGGCCACCTGACGCTGGGCGCGCGGACGCGCGGCGGCGAGGTGTCCATCCACGTGCGCGACACCGGCGCCGGCATCACCCCGGACGCGCTGCCCCACATCTTCGACCGCTACTGGCAGGCCCGCGACGCGGCCAGCCGCGGCACCGGCCTGGGCCTGGCCATCGCCAAGGGGCTGGTGGAGGCCCACGGCGGCGGCATCCGGGCGGAGAGCGTGCTGGGCGAAGGCAGCGTGTTCACCTTCACCCTGCCCTCCGCGTCCGCCTCGGCGTCCCAGCCGGCACACCCGCCGCTCGTCCGCGGCGCCACGGACGCCTGACAGGACGAGGCCGGGCACGCCGACCGCGCCTCGTGAGCCACCGCGCGCCTGGCTTTCTCCATCCTCCCTCGAAAGTGAGCCCTGAAATTCTTGTTTCACCCAGGGTGGCATCCACCCGGGTCGCATTCGTCTGTCACGGGTGCATCGCGGCGGGCGGCGGTCGCCTCCCGTCCAGGCAGCGGTCGCGCCCCACTTTGCGCTGACGCCTGCCTGGCCTCGCGCGGGGCGGAGAGCGGGGTATGGTTCCATTCCCACCGCTGGAACCGAAGAGGCATGCCCCCCACCCCCGCCAAGAAGCGCCAGCGTCCTCTGGCCGAGCCTTCCGCCGAGGCGCCCTCGCCCGCGCTGCTCCAGACGCTCCTGGAAGCCCTCCCGGACGCCTTCTTCCTGCTCGACGCGCGGTGGTGTCTGGCCTACGTGAATCCAGACATGGGCCGGCTGCTGGACGGCGTGGCGCGGCCGCATGACGACGTTCGCCGGGCCTGCCCGGAGCTGCTGGAGCTGGGCCGCTACCTGCGCTTCGAGCAGCCCGTCTCCGAGCAGCCCTCCGTCCGCTACGAGCACGTGTGGCCGGAGGCGGAGACGTGCTTCGACGTGCGCGTGCGCCCGGTGGAGGGCGGCCTGCTGGTGCACTGCCGGGACATCACCGAGGAGCGCAAGGCCCGCGAGGCGCTGCGCCGCAACGGCGAGGTGTTCCGCGCCATCCTGGAAGGCACCACGGACGCCGTCTACACGAAGGACCTGGAGGGCCGCTTCACGATGATGAACGCGGCGGGCGCCAAGGCGGTGGGCTACCGCACCGAGGACGTGGTGGGGCGCACGGACCACGAGCTGTTCGACCCGGCGGTGGCGCGCACCAACGCGGCGAATGACCGCGAGGTGTTCGCCTTCGGCCGCACCGTCACCTACGAGGACGCGCAGCCGGGCGTGGACGGCCCGCGCGTGTGGCTGTCCACCAAGGGCGTGCTGCGCGACGTCGAGGGCAAGGTGTTTGGCCTGTTCGGCATCAGCCGCGACATCACCCAGCGCAAGTGGGCGGAGGAGGAGGCCCGGCGGCACTCCGAGTTCCAGGAGCAGCTCATGGGCATCGTCACCCATGACATCCGCAGCCCGCTGGGCGCCATCATGAACTGGTCGCGCGTGCTGGCCGCCGGCGGCACCGACGAGGACGCCCAGCGCACCAGCCAGCGCATCGCCACCGCGGCGGTGCGAATCGAGCGGCTCACCCGGCTGCTGCTGGACTTCACGCGCACGCGGCTGATGGGCGGCGTGGCCATTGAACCGCGGCCGGTGGACCTGAAGGACCTGGCGGCCAAGGTGGCCCACGAGTTCGGCGTGGCCTTCCCCCAGCGCACCGTGGAGGTGGACCCCAAGGGCAACACCCAGGGCGTGTGGGACCCGGACCGGCTGGCGCAGGTGACGTCCAACCTGGTGGAGAACGCGCTCAAGTACAGCCCGCCGGAGACGCCGGTGCGGCTGACGGTGCGCGGGCTGCGCACGCGGGTGGTGCTGGAGGTGCACAACGCCGGCCGCCCCATCCCGGACAACCTGCTGCCCCACCTCTTCGAGCCCTTCCGCGGCGGGCCCCAGAGCTCGCGCACGCTGAAGATGAGCTACGGGCTGGGGCTCTTCATCGTCCGGGAAATCGTCCAGGCGCACGGCGGCACCATCGAGGTCCGCTCCGACGAGTCGGAGGGCACCACCTTCACCGTGACGCTGCCGCGCCGCTCCATGCCGGCCCGGCCGCCCGTGCCGCCCACCGGCATGCCGCGCCTCTAGTCCAGGTAGCGCCGCAGCAGCGCCATCAGCGCGGCGCCGTCGAAGGGCTTGGCCACGAAGTCGTTGCAGCCGCTGTTGAAGCACGCGCGCACGCTGCGCGCCTCCACGCGGGCGCTGCACAGGATGATGGGCGTGCGCCGCGTCGGCTCGCGGCCCCGCATCATCCGGCACGTCTCCAGCCCGTCCAGGTGCGGCATCAACACGTCCAGGAACACCAGGTCCGGCCGCGCCTGCTCCGCGCGCGCCAGCGCCTCCAGCCCGTCGCGCGCGACGATGGCGTCATGCCCCAGCTCCGCCAGCAGCATCCGCTGGAGCAGCAGCACGGTGTCCGAGTCATCCGCCAGGAGGACCTTCTTGCGCCGGGGCGCGCCGCGCGCCGTCATGGGTGCGCCTCCGCCTGGCACAACTGGCGCAACTGCATGAGGCGCGGCGGGCCCATGCCCAGGAAGCGCACGCCCATGCCGTACGGGTGGGACACGCCGCCCCGGGGCGCGTAGGCGTGGGCCCAGGCCACCACGCCGTGCGCCTCCAGCCGCTCGCCCAGGGTGGGCAGCAGGATGTGCAGCCCCACCGCCGCGCCCGCCTTCGCCGGAACGAGGGTGCGCACGAAGAGGCCGCCCGGACTCAGCGCGCTGGACACGCCGGAGCGCCACTCCGCGCCGCGCGGCCCCGACTCGCCGAAGGACACCGGACAGCAGAAGCGCACCCGCTCCTCCACGCGCAGCGAGGACGCCTCGCGGCCCAGCAGCGCGTGGATGCGGGGCAGCACCGTGGACGGGCGCACCGGCGCCTCCGCGTCCAGCGTGAGCGACGGCACCCCGGCCAGCAGCGGCTGCGGCCGCGGCGGGAACAGGCTCCGCGGCGCCCCCGGCGGGCCCTCCCGCGCCACCACCAGGTGGGGCCGCTCCCCGTGCGACACCACCCGCGCGGCGCCGCCGCCCACCGTGGCGCTGTAGAGGATGCGGTGGCCACACGCCTCCAGCAGGGCGCCCAGCCCGCCCCAGGCCAGAGGTCCGCTGGCGCCGGCCAGCAGCACCAGCCGCGGGCGCTCGCGGGGCGCGCGCGCGGACGGGGCCCCCGCGCCTTCCAGCATCGCCAGCCGCGCGCGCAGCTCATGCGTGCGCAGCGGCGTCAGCAGGCAGTCCTCCACGCCCTCCGCGTCACCCACCTCGAGCACCTCCGCGGGCGTCTCCGGCTCCGCCACCAGGATGAGGGGTGGGCCCTCCGCCCCCAGGCGCAGCCTCAGCGCGCGCAGCCCCATGCCCGTGCCGTCCGCCAACTGCCGCCAGTGCACCAGCACCAGCGACGGCCGCGCGTGCCGCACCTCCAGGAAGGCCGACTCCAGCGAGGGCACCTGCGAGGCCTCGCACCGCAAGGGCCGCAGCGCCCGGGACAACGCCAGCCAGGACTCGCTCGTGGCCCCCACGCACAGCACCCGCGGCGCTGCTTCCACCGGACCCGGTGAAGGACGCACGCGTCCTGGAGCCGTCATCATGCGGAGCCTCCCTGGTCTTCATCCCCCCCGGCCCGCCCAACCGCCCTCATCCCGTGACTCCGAAGTATGAGAAACGGCCACTCGGCGGAAATCCCCCTGGGTCAGATTCCAAAGACAGATGGGGAATAAAAGACATCGCGCACCGACCGGAGGCCCCCCGGGGTCCGCGGCGCCACGCGGCGGCGTCAGACGCGGGCGACGTTGACGCCCGAGTCGACGGCCTGCAGGTCGTCCCCGAAGCGCAGGTCCAGCGCGACACCCGCGGGGGGCTCGTAGGGGGCGCGTCCCACCTGCGCCGTGCCGAAGCGGGGCAGGAAGGGCGCCACCACGTACGAGCGGAAGCACCAGGCGAAGAAGCTCACCGGCTTGAGGGCCGGGTCCATGGCGGCCTCGATTTTCGCGTGCGCCTGGGGCAGCAGGCTCCAGTGCAGGCCCGGCGTCTCATGGTGCACGGCGTGGAGGCCATTGTTGAAGAGGAAGAAGTTGATGAGGCGGCCGGTGAAGCTGCGGCTGTGGTCGTGCTCGCTCCAGGGGTCCGTGTGGACGTGCTGGATGTAGTTGAAGAACATGATGGTCCACAGCGAGAAGAGCGCGGGCACCAGGAAGGCCAGCGCCCAGACGCGCGCGCCGCCCGCCACGCCGTGCATCGCCATGGCCAGCCCCAGCAGCGCCGCGTGCGTGCCGCCCCAGACGGCGTACTGGGTGAGAATCTGGCGGTACAGCGGGCGGTTGCGCTCGCGGGCCTTGTCGATGAACGCCTTGGTCGGCTCCTGCTGCCAGTACGTGGAGACGAAGGGGAAGAGGAAGGCCACCAGGAAGTTGTGCTTCTTGGAGTAGCGCCAGGTGATGGTGGCGTCCCCCGCCTTGTTCACGAACTTGTGGTGGTTGAGGTTGTGCGTCGGAATCCAGACGAAGGTGGGGTAGCCGTAGAAGAGCGACAGCCACATGCCCATGGCCTCGTTCAGCTTCCGGCTGCGGAAGGTGGGGCAGTGGTTGTGGTTGTGCGCGATGACGCCTGCCGACAGCGCCAGGTAACACGCCAGCGGGCAGAGGTAGGGAATCCACGCGGGGGCCACGTACATCGACAGGGCCACCACGGGCATGGCCAGACACCACAGCATCGTCCGGCGGTCAGCGGCGTATCGGAGCATGCCGGCCATCCTGACGCAGCCGGGCCTCCCCTGCCATCCACCCCCCCGGCATTTCGTGGAAGGGTGAAACTCAACGCACATGGCGCCGCAGCAGCCCCAGCATGCCCTCCAGCGGCGCGCTGGCGGTGGCCAGCCCGGCTTCGTTCACGGCGCGCGGCATGCCGTACACCACGCAGGAGGACTCGCTCTCCGTGAGCACGGTGCCTCCGGCCTGGCGGATGGCCCGGGCCCCCGCGACGCCGTCATCCCCCATGCCGGTGAGCACCAGGCCCACCGCGTCCGGGCCCCAGCTCCGCGCGGCGGACTCGAAGAGGACGTCCACGCTGGGGTGGTGCTGCGTGCGCAGCGGCTGCCGGTCCAGCCGCGCGAGCGTCACCGCCCCGTGGCGCTCCAGCTTGAGGTGCTGCCCGGAGCGGGCCAGCACCACCCGGCCGGGCCGCAGCTCCAGCCCGTCCACCGCCTCCAGCACCTCCAGCGCGCAGTGCGCGTTCAGGCGCCGGGCCACCGCCTCCGTGTAGCCCGCGGGGATGTGCAGCGCGAGCGCCACCGGGGCGGGGAAGTCCACGGGCAGCTCCGACAACAGCCGGGTGAGCGCCTGCGGCCCGCCGGTGGACGTGCCCACCACCACCAGGCTCTTCGCCGCCGCGCGGGCCGCCGGCGCGGCGGACGTCTGCGCGGCCGGCGCCGCGGGCTCGGGCAGCGCGCGCGCCACCGCGCCCGCGGCCGTGCGGACCTTCTCCACCAGCTCGCTGCCCAGCTCGTAGAGCCGCTCGGTGGCGAGCGCGGTGGGCTTGTGCACCAGCTCCACCGCGCCGGCCTGGAGCGCGGCCACCGCCAGCTCGCTCTCCTCGCCCGCGCTGCTCACCACCACCACGCGGGGCATGGAGGCGCCGGAGGCGAGCGCGCGCAGCACGCCCAGCCCGTCCAGGCCCGGCATCACCAGGTCCAGCGTGAGCACGTCCGGGGACAGCTCGGCCACCTTCTCCAGGGCATCCAGGCCGTCGCGCGCCACGCCCACCACCTCCAGGCCGTCCGCGCCGGAGAGCACCTGCCGCAACACCTTGCGGGCGAAGGCGGAGTCATCCACCACCAGCACGCGAATGGGAGACACCGCGGTCATGGACCCGCCTTGGTATAGAAGAAGGTGCCGCGCCGCTCCTCGCAGGTGAGCGCGGTGCCGAAGCGCATCAGGGATTCGGAGGTGCCCACCAGCAGGTGCCCCCCTGGCACGAGCGCGCGCGTGAGGGAGGACACCACCTGGCGCGCGGTGTCGTCCTGGAAGTAGATGAGGACGTTGCGGCAGAGGATGGCGTCGAAAGCGCCCAGCTCCGCCACCGCCCGCGCGTCCACCAGGTTGACGCGCCGCCAGTCCACCGCCTCCACCAGCTCCGGGCGCACGTGCGGCCGCCCCGCGCGCGTCTCCAGCCACCGGCCCTCCACGCCCGGCGGCAGCGCGCGCAGGGAGCGCAGGTTGTGCTCCCCGGCGCGGGCCCGCTCC
Proteins encoded in this window:
- a CDS encoding hybrid sensor histidine kinase/response regulator: MDRDRLAQALLATFLEELEGHVVSLNRELLALERETAPARIAERVASLLRTLHSVKGAARAASATLVETACHRMEELLERVRDTGAGTPEVYELCFTTVDALDDAGRRLAARQDLAGSPLETLLPQLERAAGTRAPARAAPPPRAPPPPSAPLPPTAAPLVDLAPPPAPSASAEPPAGGAPPGAEALPVRVSAQKLDALLARSGELRVATLRLEGRAEALESVRETLAQAREAVLGTPGEQALLRAQTELARVTLELAADRRTLGGVATGLDDEVRRARTLSFEEGCEGLERAARDVARSLGRQARLEIQGGALELDRSLLQGLREPLLHLVRNAVAHGLEAPEERQRLGKDAEGRVTLSARLKGSRVEVTVDDDGRGLDLDALRRQALARGLRVPDDDEEVARLVFLPGLSTATQVTQVAGRGVGLDVVRMHVEGLRGGVEVTTRPGQGTCFTLDVPLTLSTLRVLLVSAGGQTLALASESVARLVRLAPDEVRDMEGRPAWASGDALVPLASLADVLGLPPGPPRARRGAVVLAAGSARAVVVVDEVLAEQEALVRSLGHRVRRARHVSAAAVLPDGRLSLLLNPVSLVRAAGGRPAASLFPAPATQKTRRRVVLADDSPTTRALEQSILESAGYEVVPCVDGADAWERLQSGGADALVLDVEMPRMDGFALTEAVRASPRFSRLPVVLVTARGKPEDKARGLQAGASAYLVKSAFDPTSLLETLRRLL
- the cheB gene encoding chemotaxis-specific protein-glutamate methyltransferase CheB, coding for MKNDPLRILVAEDSPTARRLLVEILRADPGLTVVGEAKDGVEAVELAQRLRPSLVTMDIQMPRMDGLEATRRIMTEVPTPVVVVSTLVERDIQTSMAALRAGALAVLQKPLGPESPDFDAESRRLRDTLKAMAEVKVVRRWPDRATTPVPVPAAVPAPPVAPARPGVVALAASTGGPAALFRLLSELPASFPVPVLVVQHIAIGFSQGLAHWLRTAGPLPVKVAEDGEPLLPGHVYLAPDDRHLGVRGEGRAEVSRAAPVNGFRPSATWMFRSVARAYGPASLAVILTGMGQDGLEGVRELHRAGGRILAQDEQSSVVYGMPGVVVGANLAHEVVALPDLASRLAAAFRSNPGV
- a CDS encoding ATP-binding protein produces the protein MAARLPASLASVFAVLPDPSYVLDDAGRVLVCSRAGATTVGRLPEELVGRHWGELGFPPEELARLETARARVMLTQDTCELEAPWTTQAGPRRHALVLSPLPSEDGGPGCVLVTARPLTDAEAVFSRAMELELAARAEVEQAERRRSFLYQAMTTLFTHPPDPQGMYTLLAHLTVPDLADWCLVDALEQGPWVTRVAVACLDPTQQERSGALPTRTGLRDDAPVGLLRVLRTGEPELVPAVTDSLLRAAAAEPAHPALLRLLQARSYMIVPLRARGHTLGAVTFVSSGSGRRYGPDDLALAEDLCLRASLAIDNARLVGESRRAARAREDLLAVVSHDLKNPLGVVQLGAALLMRGAGSRPGGESVAKQATRIQDATERMSRLISDLLDWGRLEAGGLPLEWGEHGVAGLLTEALDSIRPLAEAKGLHLSVEFPAADVRVRCDRVRVLQVLGNLLGNAVKFTTAGGHLTLGARTRGGEVSIHVRDTGAGITPDALPHIFDRYWQARDAASRGTGLGLAIAKGLVEAHGGGIRAESVLGEGSVFTFTLPSASASASQPAHPPLVRGATDA
- a CDS encoding sensor histidine kinase, with product MPPTPAKKRQRPLAEPSAEAPSPALLQTLLEALPDAFFLLDARWCLAYVNPDMGRLLDGVARPHDDVRRACPELLELGRYLRFEQPVSEQPSVRYEHVWPEAETCFDVRVRPVEGGLLVHCRDITEERKAREALRRNGEVFRAILEGTTDAVYTKDLEGRFTMMNAAGAKAVGYRTEDVVGRTDHELFDPAVARTNAANDREVFAFGRTVTYEDAQPGVDGPRVWLSTKGVLRDVEGKVFGLFGISRDITQRKWAEEEARRHSEFQEQLMGIVTHDIRSPLGAIMNWSRVLAAGGTDEDAQRTSQRIATAAVRIERLTRLLLDFTRTRLMGGVAIEPRPVDLKDLAAKVAHEFGVAFPQRTVEVDPKGNTQGVWDPDRLAQVTSNLVENALKYSPPETPVRLTVRGLRTRVVLEVHNAGRPIPDNLLPHLFEPFRGGPQSSRTLKMSYGLGLFIVREIVQAHGGTIEVRSDESEGTTFTVTLPRRSMPARPPVPPTGMPRL
- a CDS encoding response regulator translates to MTARGAPRRKKVLLADDSDTVLLLQRMLLAELGHDAIVARDGLEALARAEQARPDLVFLDVLMPHLDGLETCRMMRGREPTRRTPIILCSARVEARSVRACFNSGCNDFVAKPFDGAALMALLRRYLD
- a CDS encoding PilZ domain-containing protein; the protein is MMTAPGRVRPSPGPVEAAPRVLCVGATSESWLALSRALRPLRCEASQVPSLESAFLEVRHARPSLVLVHWRQLADGTGMGLRALRLRLGAEGPPLILVAEPETPAEVLEVGDAEGVEDCLLTPLRTHELRARLAMLEGAGAPSARAPRERPRLVLLAGASGPLAWGGLGALLEACGHRILYSATVGGGAARVVSHGERPHLVVAREGPPGAPRSLFPPRPQPLLAGVPSLTLDAEAPVRPSTVLPRIHALLGREASSLRVEERVRFCCPVSFGESGPRGAEWRSGVSSALSPGGLFVRTLVPAKAGAAVGLHILLPTLGERLEAHGVVAWAHAYAPRGGVSHPYGMGVRFLGMGPPRLMQLRQLCQAEAHP
- a CDS encoding fatty acid desaturase family protein produces the protein MAGMLRYAADRRTMLWCLAMPVVALSMYVAPAWIPYLCPLACYLALSAGVIAHNHNHCPTFRSRKLNEAMGMWLSLFYGYPTFVWIPTHNLNHHKFVNKAGDATITWRYSKKHNFLVAFLFPFVSTYWQQEPTKAFIDKARERNRPLYRQILTQYAVWGGTHAALLGLAMAMHGVAGGARVWALAFLVPALFSLWTIMFFNYIQHVHTDPWSEHDHSRSFTGRLINFFLFNNGLHAVHHETPGLHWSLLPQAHAKIEAAMDPALKPVSFFAWCFRSYVVAPFLPRFGTAQVGRAPYEPPAGVALDLRFGDDLQAVDSGVNVARV
- the cheB gene encoding chemotaxis-specific protein-glutamate methyltransferase CheB, which translates into the protein MTAVSPIRVLVVDDSAFARKVLRQVLSGADGLEVVGVARDGLDALEKVAELSPDVLTLDLVMPGLDGLGVLRALASGASMPRVVVVSSAGEESELAVAALQAGAVELVHKPTALATERLYELGSELVEKVRTAAGAVARALPEPAAPAAQTSAAPAARAAAKSLVVVGTSTGGPQALTRLLSELPVDFPAPVALALHIPAGYTEAVARRLNAHCALEVLEAVDGLELRPGRVVLARSGQHLKLERHGAVTLARLDRQPLRTQHHPSVDVLFESAARSWGPDAVGLVLTGMGDDGVAGARAIRQAGGTVLTESESSCVVYGMPRAVNEAGLATASAPLEGMLGLLRRHVR